A genomic segment from Candidatus Brocadia sp. encodes:
- a CDS encoding tetratricopeptide repeat protein, translated as MVQFRNYILLLLPVITFLFSSNLGCGKKESDTQSETQRATSLRLEGEVPSVHKKTMADEEIERNKRLLESNPNDAVAHYNLGLLYDEKGMLDESLAAYKKASEINPSMVEALVGQGNILNKKGKSDEAISFFKKALDINAHYAEAHEGLGLVYVHKKQEDDAIKSFSKAIDLNPGLVNSRYNLGILYTKKTQFNDAIAEWTKAIEINPQKIEIYYNLGIAYTKLGKMDDAISVWQKALEVRPDMADFHYAIGLVHKEKGDFNNAEGSLKKALEVNPNMVEVHKVLEELYRSKGMLGDADREAELYKSRSSPHH; from the coding sequence ATGGTGCAGTTTAGAAATTATATTCTCTTATTGCTTCCTGTTATAACGTTTCTCTTCAGCAGTAACCTCGGCTGTGGTAAAAAAGAATCAGACACACAATCTGAAACCCAACGCGCTACTTCTCTCAGGCTTGAGGGAGAAGTGCCTTCTGTCCATAAGAAAACCATGGCAGACGAAGAAATTGAAAGAAACAAAAGACTTCTGGAATCCAATCCAAACGATGCAGTGGCCCATTATAATCTGGGTCTCTTATACGATGAAAAAGGTATGCTTGACGAATCTCTTGCTGCTTACAAAAAGGCATCGGAGATCAACCCTTCTATGGTAGAAGCTCTTGTTGGGCAAGGGAATATTCTCAACAAAAAAGGGAAATCAGACGAAGCAATCTCTTTTTTCAAAAAAGCCCTTGATATTAACGCCCATTATGCAGAGGCACACGAAGGTTTGGGACTTGTGTATGTCCACAAGAAACAGGAGGATGATGCGATCAAATCATTCAGTAAAGCCATTGATCTGAATCCGGGTTTAGTGAATTCACGATACAATCTTGGTATTCTTTATACAAAAAAGACACAATTCAATGATGCCATTGCAGAATGGACAAAGGCTATTGAAATTAACCCGCAAAAAATAGAGATATATTACAACTTGGGTATTGCCTATACGAAACTCGGGAAAATGGATGACGCTATTTCTGTATGGCAAAAGGCATTGGAGGTACGTCCAGACATGGCAGACTTTCATTATGCCATTGGACTGGTACATAAAGAAAAGGGGGACTTCAATAATGCCGAGGGGTCTCTCAAAAAGGCACTCGAGGTTAATCCCAATATGGTAGAGGTACACAAGGTACTCGAAGAATTGTATCGTTCCAAGGGAATGCTGGGTGACGCTGACCGTGAGGCAGAACTTTACAAAAGCCGGTCCAGCCCGCACCACTAA
- a CDS encoding amino acid permease — MQNHSLTRALGFFDVICLGINSIVGAGIFLLPGQLSGLAGSYALWMFPLCGILCFAIALCFAEMGGMYNKTGGAYLYAKDAFGPFVGFFVGWMIWLSSIVGWASVASGFELYLRYFLPAENGWLSKAIVTILIVGLSTINYFGVKPGASIINFFTVGKLMSLLIFIGVGLFFINKNNFSLSTGNEWEFMRNEGLTVFSHENFSAAAIMALYAYTGFEFIVVPAGEMRHPQKDIPRVLFLVLMLVTGLYVTIQIVATGTFPGLASSDKPLADAARYFMGEAGGVIIGTGALLSIGGINAGIALTSPRSLYVLSVDGFLPRIFSKIHPTYHTPYWAVIVNTGLTLVLSLTGSFKYLIAASVMVSILQYIPTCLAVIILRRHRPEWERGYKIPGGYAIPILALLICGWLISHVETKVIAATAVAIVVSLPFYFKRKRE, encoded by the coding sequence ATGCAAAATCACAGTCTAACAAGGGCTTTGGGATTTTTTGATGTCATTTGTTTAGGCATTAATAGCATCGTGGGTGCCGGTATTTTTTTATTACCAGGGCAACTTTCCGGTCTGGCCGGAAGCTATGCTTTATGGATGTTTCCACTATGCGGTATCCTTTGCTTCGCTATTGCCCTGTGCTTTGCAGAAATGGGCGGCATGTATAATAAAACCGGTGGCGCATACCTTTATGCCAAAGATGCCTTTGGCCCATTTGTGGGTTTTTTCGTGGGCTGGATGATATGGCTTTCATCGATCGTTGGCTGGGCATCGGTTGCAAGCGGCTTTGAACTTTATTTGAGATATTTTTTACCAGCAGAAAATGGATGGTTAAGCAAGGCCATCGTTACCATCCTGATTGTAGGGTTAAGTACCATTAACTATTTTGGGGTAAAACCGGGGGCAAGTATTATTAATTTCTTTACTGTGGGAAAACTCATGTCATTGCTCATCTTCATTGGCGTGGGCTTATTTTTTATCAACAAAAATAATTTTTCTTTATCAACTGGAAATGAATGGGAATTCATGAGGAATGAAGGGCTGACAGTATTTTCTCATGAAAATTTTAGTGCTGCTGCGATTATGGCTTTGTATGCCTATACCGGGTTCGAGTTTATCGTAGTACCTGCCGGAGAGATGCGGCATCCCCAAAAGGATATTCCGCGTGTACTGTTTTTAGTACTGATGCTCGTTACCGGTTTGTATGTTACCATTCAGATCGTAGCCACAGGAACGTTCCCCGGACTTGCCTCATCAGACAAACCTTTGGCAGACGCTGCAAGATATTTTATGGGAGAGGCGGGTGGCGTCATTATTGGTACCGGGGCTTTGCTTTCTATTGGAGGTATCAATGCCGGGATTGCCCTGACCAGTCCCCGGAGTCTTTATGTGCTTTCTGTCGATGGATTTCTTCCCCGAATATTTTCCAAAATACATCCGACATATCATACCCCTTATTGGGCTGTTATCGTCAATACGGGTTTAACGCTTGTATTAAGCTTAACAGGCAGTTTCAAATATCTGATTGCGGCAAGTGTTATGGTAAGTATCCTCCAGTATATTCCCACCTGTTTGGCTGTCATTATACTGAGGAGACACAGGCCCGAATGGGAAAGGGGCTATAAGATACCCGGTGGATATGCTATTCCCATTTTAGCGCTGTTGATCTGCGGTTGGTTGATATCCCATGTAGAGACAAAAGTGATAGCGGCAACTGCAGTAGCAATCGTTGTGTCGTTACCGTTTTATTTTAAGAGGAAAAGGGAATGA
- a CDS encoding DUF2191 domain-containing protein: MSRTTITLPNSLLDELLSEVKAKGKTEAVVKAIKDEIRMKKMEKIKVMAGKMEFTKSADKLRHKDERLR; encoded by the coding sequence ATGTCCAGAACAACCATAACATTGCCCAATTCATTGTTGGACGAATTGCTGTCAGAAGTTAAGGCAAAAGGCAAAACCGAGGCCGTTGTAAAAGCCATTAAAGATGAAATACGGATGAAAAAGATGGAAAAAATAAAGGTAATGGCTGGCAAGATGGAATTCACAAAATCCGCAGACAAACTCAGGCATAAAGATGAAAGACTCAGATAA